The Clostridium sp. DL-VIII DNA window AGGTGAATATTTATTAGATAATAATAATTTGAAAAATATGGGTACGAAGAATTTTTCGAAAATTAGATGTAATTATTTTGGGTTTGTTGTACAGCAGTTTGCGCTGATAAATGACTATACGGTATATGAAAATATAGAAATACCTTTAATATATGCAAAAGTAGGAAGAAAAAAACGTAAAGAATTAATAGATTCCATTACTAGAAAACTAGGTATATATGATAAGTTATATAAAACACCAAAAGAATTATCAGGTGGGCAGAACCAAAGAGTAGCAATTGCAAGGGCTCTGGTGAATGATCCTAAAATTATATTAGCAGATGAACCTACTGGGGCATTGGATAGTAAAACAAGTCAAGAAATAATGAATATTATGAAAGAACTTAATGGTCAAGGGATCACTATTATTATAGTAACTCATGATAAATCAATTTCAAGTGCTTGCAATAGAGTAATTGAAATCAAAGATGGAAAGATCACTAAAGATTATAGTACACAAAATGAATTAGCTCAACGAACTAATTAAATGATCAAAATGAGAAATTATGTTTAATAATACAAAATAAAAATATTGATTAAATAAAAATTTAATCTCTAGAGACGCTTACTTATAAGGGAGAATTAGAAATGGCATTGTTAAAGAAAGCTTTTAAAAATTTAGCATATCCAGTTTTGATTGCAATAATTATTGCATTTGGTACTATTCAATTTTTATTTTTTAAAACTAAGGTTCCTACTATGTCTATGGATCCAACAATTAAGGTTGGAGACAATATTTTAGTAACCAGAATATATAACCTTAACAATATAAAAAGAGGAGACATACTTGTATTTAATTCTAATGAATTGAACGAGCGTTTGATAAAAAGAGTAATAGGTCTGCCTGAGGAAACTGTAAAGATAAAAGATGATGGTAAAGTTTTAATAAACGATAATGAACTTCAAGAGCCTTATGTAAAATACCCAGGAGGAAAATCGGGAATTTTTAAAGTTCCAGAAGGTGAATACTTCTTTATGGGAGATAATAGAGAAAATTCGTACGATGGAAGATACTGGAGATATGGTTACATATCTGCTAAGGACATAAAGGGAAAAGCGCAATTTATTATTTTTCCATTTAACAGAGTGGGATTATTAAAATAGTAGCTATCTCTTTTGACCAATATATTCACTTTCGTATAGTGAACTATTAATTGTATATCATGACAATTATGCATAAGTTATAAAAAGTCTGTAAGCTATTATAAGACAAAACTTTGATTTAGTAAAATATATTGGTGTTCTAGAAAATATAATGCTAAATCAAGTGCATATAAAAAACAAAACAAATTGGGGGGAAATGAATGAAAAAAAATTTTATTATTAAATACACTGTTTTCACACTTTTAGCCGTAGTAAGCATGTCAACAACAGTATTTGCAAAAGAAAATACTGTTACAGATAAGACTAATAAGGAAATGCAACAGATTATAGACAAAAGTAAACATGATTCTGATGAATTAATTAAAAATTGGGACAAACTTAAGGTTACAGCAGCTCCTAAAACATCAAGAGGAATAAATAGCATTAATAGTGTTGACTCAGAAGCTGCACCAAACAGTGTTGGAAGCGCTGGTGATATACTTGTAACTCCAGCCA harbors:
- the lepB gene encoding signal peptidase I; this translates as MALLKKAFKNLAYPVLIAIIIAFGTIQFLFFKTKVPTMSMDPTIKVGDNILVTRIYNLNNIKRGDILVFNSNELNERLIKRVIGLPEETVKIKDDGKVLINDNELQEPYVKYPGGKSGIFKVPEGEYFFMGDNRENSYDGRYWRYGYISAKDIKGKAQFIIFPFNRVGLLK
- a CDS encoding ABC transporter ATP-binding protein, producing MNLIEIQNLKKVYGNGENKVEALSDINLNVKEGELIAIVGRSGSGKSTLLNIIGTLDTQTEGEYLLDNNNLKNMGTKNFSKIRCNYFGFVVQQFALINDYTVYENIEIPLIYAKVGRKKRKELIDSITRKLGIYDKLYKTPKELSGGQNQRVAIARALVNDPKIILADEPTGALDSKTSQEIMNIMKELNGQGITIIIVTHDKSISSACNRVIEIKDGKITKDYSTQNELAQRTN